Proteins co-encoded in one Zymomonas mobilis subsp. mobilis ATCC 10988 genomic window:
- a CDS encoding nucleoside triphosphate hydrolase: protein MPQPEPSRNRSAPLIALVGADGSGKTTVGQELLEWLQTMRPTAFCHLGKQTGNWGRAIARMPFVGKKLDKQVIARSSKARDEKGAGATVSIVIFALSMRRVFRFLRMRRLHRKGFMILTDRYPQAVVPGPMDGPGLVARNPKGMIARFLTGREQALYDWMASYKPDIVIRLNVDLETALKRKPDHRPASLERKVRDVPRLSFNGAPILDLDSREPLDQVIGKAKAAILDVIARYDQATAK from the coding sequence ATGCCCCAACCCGAGCCTTCCCGAAATAGATCAGCCCCTCTCATCGCCCTTGTCGGTGCCGATGGAAGTGGCAAGACCACTGTTGGTCAGGAATTGCTTGAATGGTTGCAGACAATGCGGCCGACGGCTTTTTGTCATCTTGGAAAACAAACCGGAAATTGGGGTCGGGCTATTGCCCGTATGCCTTTTGTGGGCAAAAAACTTGATAAACAAGTTATTGCCCGCTCTTCCAAAGCACGGGATGAAAAAGGGGCAGGGGCAACGGTTTCAATCGTTATTTTTGCGCTTTCCATGCGTCGGGTATTTCGTTTTTTGCGGATGCGAAGACTCCATCGCAAGGGCTTTATGATCTTAACCGATCGTTACCCTCAAGCGGTTGTTCCTGGGCCCATGGACGGGCCCGGCTTGGTCGCCAGAAATCCGAAAGGCATGATTGCTCGCTTTTTGACGGGGCGAGAGCAAGCCTTATATGATTGGATGGCTTCTTATAAGCCGGATATCGTGATCAGGCTCAATGTCGATCTCGAAACGGCACTCAAACGCAAACCCGATCATCGACCCGCTTCTTTGGAAAGAAAAGTAAGGGATGTTCCTCGCTTGTCTTTTAATGGGGCCCCTATTCTCGATCTGGATAGCCGCGAACCCTTGGATCAGGTAATTGGCAAAGCAAAAGCTGCCATTCTCGACGTTATTGCGCGTTATGACCAAGCGACCGCCAAGTAA
- a CDS encoding lipopolysaccharide biosynthesis protein, whose product MSGWLKDRVFRTVLKNAGYLGSTKLIGALIGLGALIGAGRMLTAVEFGTLMLIHTYALGVGALTKFQSWQMILKFGARPYEQGNRSIVAKAIRFAVGLDMASGVFGMVVGMTILCFAASYVGIGQQYTPIALLYCTLIPTMSSATPTGVLRLVGRFDLLAKQQIITPLLRGVGALLSWILGLGFVSFVATWYLADIAGDLVLWVMTVKELRERDMQSALRPSLREAPASLPGVWNFVWLTNLNTTLDACWSPVGNLIVGGMLGAAAAGRYKIATTLLDSAVKPARFLEKGFYPEIMRLDPKSRHPWHLALRTGLLSGAIGLCVMLVILIGGKPLISLFGHKYAEASTLMTIMSPALVISMACFPLESLLYMAGQAKAVLVAQIVSVITYITALVCLTHAFGLHGAGISYIFGIFLLNILAMIPALIGYTRRYLLESETVTNSEV is encoded by the coding sequence ATGTCAGGATGGTTGAAAGACCGCGTTTTTCGAACTGTTCTGAAAAACGCAGGATATCTGGGATCAACAAAACTGATCGGCGCTTTAATCGGGCTAGGCGCGCTGATTGGGGCAGGGCGGATGCTGACGGCGGTGGAATTCGGTACGTTGATGCTGATTCACACATATGCTTTGGGGGTCGGTGCCTTAACCAAGTTTCAAAGCTGGCAGATGATTTTAAAATTTGGTGCCCGTCCTTACGAACAAGGCAACCGTTCTATTGTAGCCAAAGCCATCCGTTTTGCGGTTGGACTGGATATGGCTTCAGGTGTTTTTGGTATGGTCGTTGGTATGACGATATTGTGCTTTGCGGCTTCCTATGTCGGAATTGGTCAACAATATACACCTATCGCGCTTTTATATTGTACCCTTATCCCTACAATGTCATCGGCGACTCCAACGGGTGTTTTGCGCTTGGTTGGGCGTTTTGACCTTCTTGCCAAACAACAAATTATTACCCCTCTTTTGCGGGGCGTTGGCGCGCTGCTTTCTTGGATATTGGGCCTCGGTTTTGTCAGCTTTGTTGCGACATGGTATCTAGCGGATATCGCCGGAGACCTCGTTTTATGGGTAATGACGGTAAAAGAACTCCGTGAACGGGACATGCAATCCGCTTTGCGTCCCAGCCTTCGCGAGGCACCCGCGTCTTTACCAGGGGTATGGAATTTCGTCTGGTTGACCAATCTTAACACAACACTGGATGCTTGCTGGTCTCCGGTTGGCAATCTGATTGTGGGCGGTATGTTGGGGGCGGCGGCGGCTGGTCGATACAAGATTGCCACGACATTATTGGATTCTGCGGTCAAACCCGCGCGTTTTCTGGAAAAAGGTTTCTATCCTGAAATTATGCGTCTTGATCCCAAAAGCCGCCATCCTTGGCATCTGGCTTTACGAACTGGCCTTCTGTCAGGGGCGATAGGCTTATGCGTCATGTTGGTTATCTTAATCGGTGGCAAGCCTCTTATCAGTCTGTTTGGCCATAAATATGCCGAAGCTTCGACATTGATGACAATCATGTCACCAGCCTTGGTGATCTCTATGGCCTGCTTTCCTCTGGAATCGCTGCTCTATATGGCGGGGCAGGCCAAGGCTGTGCTTGTTGCCCAGATTGTGTCGGTCATCACCTATATTACGGCTCTTGTGTGCTTAACCCATGCCTTTGGCCTGCATGGGGCAGGGATCTCTTATATTTTCGGTATCTTCCTATTAAATATTTTAGCCATGATTCCGGCTCTTATAGGCTATACACGTCGCTATCTTCTGGAATCCGAAACTGTTACCAACAGCGAAGTTTAA
- the pdxA gene encoding 4-hydroxythreonine-4-phosphate dehydrogenase PdxA gives MKPLAVTLGDPSGIGPEIVAKAWSRRKSDQIMPFFAIGSAASIQAVSSIPVVAITDPNEVISIFDQALPVWDIPSKETIIPGKPNKAGAEVAFAALEKGVALVKQGQASALVTAPVSKAELYQVGFTFPGQTEFVANRCGIAADDAVMMLAGPDLRTVPLTIHIPYRDVLEQLTPELIISRARVTVEDLKRNFAIPSPRLVVAGLNPHAGENGTIGREEIDSIEPAIRQLQAENIDIKGPFAADTLFSPRARATYDVALCPTHDQALIPIKTINFDNGVNTTLGLPIIRTSPDHGTAFPLAGKNKADEGAMVAALVMAANSAHNRQAYAQNSIDG, from the coding sequence ATGAAACCGCTTGCTGTCACATTGGGAGACCCATCGGGTATAGGCCCTGAAATCGTTGCGAAAGCATGGTCACGCCGCAAAAGCGATCAGATTATGCCTTTCTTTGCGATAGGCAGCGCGGCTTCTATTCAGGCGGTTTCATCGATTCCTGTGGTCGCGATCACTGATCCGAACGAAGTGATTTCTATTTTCGATCAGGCTTTACCGGTGTGGGATATCCCCTCAAAAGAAACCATTATCCCTGGTAAACCCAATAAAGCCGGCGCTGAGGTCGCGTTTGCTGCCCTTGAAAAAGGCGTGGCTTTGGTCAAACAGGGACAGGCTTCGGCTTTGGTAACCGCACCGGTTTCAAAAGCCGAACTCTATCAGGTGGGTTTTACCTTTCCGGGACAGACCGAATTTGTGGCTAATCGCTGCGGTATTGCTGCCGATGATGCGGTTATGATGTTGGCGGGGCCTGATTTAAGAACGGTGCCGCTGACTATCCATATTCCCTATCGTGATGTTTTGGAACAGCTAACGCCTGAACTGATTATCAGCCGAGCCCGGGTTACTGTAGAAGATCTGAAACGGAATTTTGCTATTCCGTCCCCTCGTCTTGTCGTTGCCGGATTAAATCCCCATGCCGGAGAAAATGGCACGATTGGACGCGAGGAAATCGATAGTATCGAACCTGCAATCAGGCAGCTTCAAGCCGAAAATATTGATATTAAAGGCCCCTTTGCTGCGGATACTCTGTTTAGCCCACGGGCGCGGGCCACTTACGATGTCGCATTATGTCCGACCCATGACCAAGCCTTGATCCCGATCAAAACGATCAATTTTGATAATGGTGTGAACACAACATTGGGCTTGCCGATTATCAGAACCTCGCCAGATCATGGCACGGCTTTTCCTTTGGCTGGGAAGAATAAGGCGGATGAAGGCGCCATGGTGGCGGCTTTGGTGATGGCGGCCAATTCTGCCCATAATCGCCAAGCCTATGCTCAAAATTCTATAGACGGATAA
- a CDS encoding RsmB/NOP family class I SAM-dependent RNA methyltransferase has product MIPQARVEAAIELLDQIIQAVRDEGSAADRLISQYFKTRRYAGSKDRAAIRSLVYRAIREIGDCPINGRAAMIQLAQNDAELAFLFDGSMRAPAPISDKEFAEAAKISQKNTSLLPAWLAEKMAASDIDTAEQNALLGRAPLDIRFNPHLTDIDTVLAAFPEGQVISGLPYAVRLPEGTKVDQSPLWKSGAIEIQDAGSQWASSICQAQLGMKVIDLCAGAGGKSLALASDMLANNNAAKLDLIACDTDRNRLSRLQPRAERAKLPPIEQRLLNPKQEEKALGDLAHQADLVLIDAPCSGSGTWRRNPEARWRLNPTRLQRVIDTQSHLLDVASQLVRPNGYLVYVVCSVLDDEGANQITAFLNRHPDWTVENPDIQAGCLRGDGRRFTVLQDKSDGFFVSRLRYIGR; this is encoded by the coding sequence GTGATCCCTCAAGCCAGAGTAGAAGCCGCCATAGAACTGCTTGACCAGATTATTCAGGCGGTGCGTGACGAAGGTTCTGCGGCTGATCGACTGATTAGCCAATATTTCAAAACGCGCCGCTATGCTGGTTCAAAAGATCGGGCAGCCATTCGCAGCTTGGTCTATCGGGCTATTCGCGAGATAGGCGATTGTCCGATAAATGGGCGCGCTGCGATGATCCAGTTGGCACAAAATGATGCTGAACTGGCTTTCTTATTTGACGGATCAATGCGCGCTCCTGCGCCCATATCCGATAAAGAATTCGCTGAAGCGGCTAAAATTTCTCAAAAAAACACATCTTTGCTGCCTGCATGGCTAGCTGAAAAGATGGCGGCCAGCGATATCGACACCGCCGAGCAAAATGCTCTTTTGGGGCGCGCTCCGCTCGATATTCGCTTTAATCCCCATTTAACGGATATAGACACGGTTCTTGCAGCCTTCCCAGAAGGGCAAGTAATATCCGGCTTACCTTATGCGGTTCGTCTTCCCGAAGGCACAAAAGTCGATCAATCTCCTTTGTGGAAATCGGGTGCGATCGAAATACAGGATGCCGGTTCCCAATGGGCAAGTTCTATCTGCCAAGCCCAATTAGGCATGAAGGTCATTGATCTTTGCGCAGGGGCAGGGGGTAAAAGCCTCGCTTTGGCTAGCGATATGTTGGCCAATAACAATGCGGCAAAATTGGATTTGATCGCTTGCGATACCGACCGCAATCGTCTGTCTCGATTGCAACCTCGCGCGGAACGCGCCAAACTGCCCCCCATTGAACAACGGCTCCTTAATCCTAAACAGGAAGAGAAGGCATTAGGCGACCTCGCACATCAAGCGGATCTCGTGTTAATTGATGCCCCTTGTTCTGGAAGTGGCACATGGCGGCGTAATCCCGAAGCCCGCTGGCGCCTCAATCCGACGCGCTTGCAACGGGTTATCGACACGCAAAGCCATCTTTTGGATGTTGCCTCTCAACTGGTTCGCCCTAACGGCTATTTGGTCTATGTCGTCTGTTCTGTACTGGATGATGAAGGTGCCAACCAGATCACGGCTTTCCTCAATCGTCATCCTGATTGGACAGTCGAAAATCCAGATATCCAAGCGGGGTGTTTACGCGGGGATGGTCGTCGCTTTACTGTGCTTCAAGACAAAAGTGATGGCTTTTTTGTCAGTCGGCTCCGTTATATCGGCCGTTAA
- a CDS encoding tetratricopeptide repeat protein: MHFSPLALVLSLTLASGTPVLQGRADSDINPYSTHLMLQAEKSQKEGHLVEAEQLLESALAVDPRNKNAFIALGRVAAAQDLTGKAIRFYRSALTIDPTDTTALEAQGEAMVAKGAMNRAQQNLTKIKEICKTECPAYNALAAVIAKGPPATSQVKTADSHIANDNSATVASNTPKNTSSSEATSKTPNTSKNIIK; this comes from the coding sequence ATGCATTTTTCGCCTCTAGCCCTTGTCCTTTCTCTGACATTGGCCTCAGGAACACCGGTGCTTCAAGGTAGAGCGGATAGCGATATCAATCCCTATTCTACCCATTTGATGCTTCAGGCTGAAAAATCGCAAAAAGAAGGCCATCTGGTCGAGGCCGAACAACTTCTTGAAAGCGCTCTGGCCGTCGATCCTCGCAATAAAAATGCCTTTATCGCTTTGGGACGTGTGGCCGCTGCACAGGATTTAACCGGAAAAGCCATTCGTTTTTATCGCAGCGCATTAACGATTGATCCGACCGACACCACGGCATTGGAAGCGCAAGGCGAAGCCATGGTGGCCAAAGGTGCCATGAATAGAGCGCAGCAAAATCTTACGAAAATAAAAGAAATCTGTAAAACAGAATGCCCTGCCTATAATGCCCTTGCTGCCGTTATTGCCAAAGGCCCACCGGCCACCTCACAGGTCAAAACTGCTGATAGCCACATAGCAAATGACAATTCCGCAACAGTTGCCTCGAATACGCCTAAAAACACTTCGTCTTCCGAAGCCACTTCTAAAACGCCTAACACCTCCAAAAATATTATAAAATAA
- a CDS encoding peptidylprolyl isomerase, whose product MEAIEDTKLRVTQKLYTVSKKRIKRTVAMIFAGGVAVAAPAFLLAQSDNLGLKLPQQMTVFGKSNPNVHKATAIVNGTIITNTDIEQRFALILASAGGDVSRISEEDRNMARLQILRNLIDETLEIQEAKANDIIITPTELDQIFEHYARNMKKTPEAFSADLQAIGSSAKSVKRQVEADMAWRRLLGRRVEPFVNISNEEVQNIINRMKAAKGKDEYHIAEIFFSANDTNRAEVRAKANKIQDQILQRGNTNERMGLFSAFASQYSEASSAARGGDMGFIQAEQLPDALAAVVKNMPVGSLMGPIETPGGFSIVALLEKQQILGIDPKDAIVALKQIYVNFPPGTSQNVADEKTAKLRDATKELKGCGSVDEIAHKIGADVMSNDQISIRSMPPLLQNMVAKLQVGESTLPFGSIQEGVSVLVVCGRDDPKVAKQPNFQQIHNQLQEDRVNKRAIRYLRDLRRDAIIDYR is encoded by the coding sequence GTGGAAGCCATTGAGGATACAAAGTTGCGGGTAACGCAGAAACTATACACCGTTTCAAAAAAACGCATCAAAAGAACTGTCGCGATGATATTCGCGGGAGGCGTGGCAGTGGCTGCCCCCGCCTTCCTATTAGCACAAAGCGATAATCTAGGGCTGAAATTACCGCAGCAAATGACGGTTTTTGGTAAAAGCAACCCGAATGTCCATAAAGCGACGGCTATCGTCAATGGCACCATCATTACCAATACGGATATTGAGCAGCGCTTTGCTTTGATTCTGGCTTCGGCTGGCGGTGATGTCAGCAGGATTTCTGAAGAAGATCGCAATATGGCGAGATTGCAGATTTTGCGCAATCTGATCGATGAAACTTTGGAAATCCAAGAAGCGAAGGCCAATGATATTATCATCACGCCGACTGAATTGGATCAAATCTTTGAGCATTATGCGCGCAATATGAAAAAAACGCCGGAGGCCTTTAGCGCAGATTTGCAGGCTATTGGCTCTTCAGCGAAATCGGTGAAGCGTCAGGTTGAAGCGGATATGGCTTGGCGGCGTCTGTTAGGCCGCCGCGTTGAACCCTTTGTTAATATCAGTAATGAAGAAGTTCAGAATATCATCAATCGGATGAAGGCGGCCAAGGGTAAAGATGAATATCATATCGCTGAAATTTTCTTTTCTGCGAATGATACCAACCGTGCCGAAGTCCGTGCCAAAGCGAACAAAATTCAAGACCAGATTCTGCAACGGGGTAACACCAACGAAAGAATGGGGCTTTTTAGCGCCTTTGCATCCCAATATTCCGAGGCTTCTTCGGCAGCGAGAGGCGGCGATATGGGCTTTATTCAAGCAGAGCAATTGCCTGATGCCTTGGCAGCCGTCGTTAAAAATATGCCAGTCGGAAGTTTGATGGGCCCGATTGAAACCCCCGGCGGCTTTTCTATTGTGGCATTATTGGAAAAACAGCAGATTTTGGGCATTGATCCCAAAGATGCAATCGTGGCGTTGAAACAGATATATGTCAATTTCCCGCCCGGCACATCACAAAATGTGGCTGATGAGAAAACAGCCAAATTAAGAGATGCCACAAAAGAATTAAAAGGCTGTGGCTCGGTGGATGAAATCGCCCACAAAATCGGGGCTGATGTCATGTCGAATGACCAAATCAGCATTCGTTCGATGCCGCCGCTTTTGCAAAATATGGTCGCCAAATTGCAAGTGGGTGAATCGACTTTGCCCTTTGGTTCTATTCAAGAAGGCGTCAGTGTTTTGGTTGTTTGCGGCCGAGATGATCCGAAAGTGGCAAAACAGCCCAATTTCCAGCAGATTCATAATCAGTTGCAGGAAGATCGAGTCAATAAAAGAGCTATTCGCTATCTACGCGATTTAAGACGTGACGCTATTATTGATTACCGTTAA
- the guaB gene encoding IMP dehydrogenase gives MEISLGLTFDDVLLRPAASDVLPSQADLRTNLTREISLNIPMLSSAMDTVTEAKMGIVMAQLGGIGVLHRNMTVEEQAEAVRQVKRYESGMVVNPITITPNSNLREARALMDKYQISGIPVVEASGRLAGILTNRDVRFAEHLDQPVSELMTHENLATVKPGVTQDEARRLLHQRRIEKLLVVDDNYHCLGLITVKDIEKSVAYPAATKDPSGRLRIAAATTVGDSGFERAEALIDAECDLIVIDTAHGHNRNVGLAVERLKKLSSKIQVVAGNVATPEATRFLIDSGADAVKIGIGPGSICTTRVVAGVGVPQLTAVMESAAEAAKSNIPVIADGGLRTSGDLAKALAAGASTVMVGSLLAGTEEAPGETFIYQGRSYKSYRGMGSVGAMALGSADRYFQQDVKDQMKLVPEGIEGQVPYKGAASAVIHQLMGGIKAAMGYTGSATIPELQKRGKFVRITNAGLSESHVHDVSITREAPNYPLR, from the coding sequence ATGGAAATCAGTCTAGGCCTCACTTTTGACGATGTATTGCTTCGTCCCGCAGCCTCTGATGTTCTTCCCAGTCAGGCCGACCTCCGTACCAACCTGACACGGGAAATTTCACTCAACATTCCGATGCTTTCTTCGGCTATGGATACGGTAACCGAAGCCAAAATGGGTATCGTCATGGCGCAGCTCGGCGGCATTGGCGTTTTACACCGCAATATGACGGTGGAAGAACAGGCCGAAGCCGTGCGTCAGGTCAAACGCTATGAAAGCGGCATGGTCGTTAATCCGATCACGATTACGCCTAACAGTAATCTCCGCGAAGCGCGCGCTTTGATGGATAAATACCAGATTTCCGGTATTCCAGTGGTCGAAGCCTCTGGCCGTCTTGCCGGTATTCTGACGAACCGCGATGTCCGTTTTGCCGAACATCTCGATCAGCCCGTTTCCGAGCTGATGACCCATGAAAATCTGGCAACCGTGAAACCGGGTGTGACGCAGGACGAAGCCCGTCGCTTGCTGCATCAGCGCCGGATTGAAAAGCTGTTGGTCGTTGATGACAATTATCACTGCCTTGGCTTGATTACGGTCAAAGACATCGAAAAGTCGGTTGCTTATCCGGCAGCTACCAAGGATCCTTCCGGCCGCCTTCGGATCGCCGCTGCGACGACGGTGGGTGATTCTGGTTTTGAACGGGCAGAAGCTCTGATCGATGCCGAATGTGATCTGATCGTTATTGATACGGCACATGGTCATAACCGCAATGTCGGACTTGCTGTTGAACGCTTGAAAAAACTTTCCAGCAAAATTCAGGTTGTTGCCGGTAACGTCGCTACTCCAGAAGCCACGCGCTTCCTGATTGATTCTGGTGCGGATGCCGTCAAAATCGGTATTGGTCCGGGTTCTATCTGCACGACCCGCGTTGTCGCTGGTGTCGGTGTTCCGCAGTTAACCGCTGTTATGGAATCCGCTGCAGAAGCCGCCAAATCGAATATTCCGGTGATCGCTGATGGTGGTCTTCGGACTTCCGGTGACTTGGCCAAGGCTTTGGCCGCTGGTGCTTCTACCGTCATGGTGGGTTCGCTCCTTGCTGGTACCGAAGAAGCTCCGGGTGAAACCTTCATCTATCAGGGTCGTTCCTACAAATCCTACCGTGGTATGGGTTCTGTCGGCGCGATGGCTCTGGGTTCAGCTGATCGTTACTTCCAGCAGGATGTCAAAGATCAGATGAAACTGGTTCCAGAAGGTATTGAAGGTCAGGTGCCTTACAAGGGTGCCGCTTCTGCCGTTATCCATCAGTTGATGGGCGGTATCAAAGCCGCTATGGGCTATACCGGTTCGGCTACCATTCCCGAATTGCAAAAACGCGGTAAATTTGTTCGCATCACCAATGCTGGCTTAAGTGAAAGCCATGTGCATGATGTGTCCATCACCCGTGAAGCCCCGAACTATCCGCTTCGCTAG
- the rsmA gene encoding 16S rRNA (adenine(1518)-N(6)/adenine(1519)-N(6))-dimethyltransferase RsmA — MLDQTLEPLRAVIARHGLSADKRLGQNFLLDSQLLDRIARVPGDLTQKTVYEVGPGPGGLTRALLKAGAKVTAVERDRRCLPALAELSAHFPDQLQVISGDAMEIDEAAVLGEHVHIVANLPYNVGTALLIRWLTAKTWQPWWSSLTLMFQKEVAERITAKVGTPHYGRLSVLAQWRSEAKLSFPVHRSAFVPPPKVMSAVVHLTPKDQPEGLSLGTLEKITAAAFNQRRKMLRQSLKNIEHMMEALELAGIDATRRPETVSVAEFIAIGRHWEKLSA; from the coding sequence ATGCTGGATCAAACGCTTGAACCGTTGCGGGCTGTCATTGCGCGTCATGGGTTGTCGGCAGACAAACGCTTGGGTCAAAATTTTCTTCTTGATAGCCAGCTATTAGATAGAATTGCCCGTGTTCCCGGAGATTTAACGCAAAAAACCGTCTATGAAGTGGGGCCGGGTCCCGGAGGACTAACACGTGCCTTGTTAAAGGCGGGAGCAAAGGTGACTGCTGTAGAACGGGATAGGCGGTGCTTACCGGCTTTGGCAGAATTATCGGCTCATTTTCCCGATCAGCTTCAGGTCATTTCCGGCGATGCGATGGAAATCGACGAAGCAGCGGTCTTGGGTGAGCATGTCCATATCGTTGCCAATTTACCGTATAATGTTGGAACCGCGCTTCTTATCCGTTGGTTGACAGCAAAAACATGGCAGCCTTGGTGGTCTTCCTTGACCTTGATGTTTCAAAAAGAGGTTGCCGAACGCATTACAGCCAAGGTGGGGACACCTCATTACGGGCGTTTATCTGTTCTGGCACAATGGCGGAGCGAGGCAAAATTAAGTTTTCCTGTGCATCGCTCGGCCTTTGTGCCACCGCCAAAAGTGATGTCTGCGGTGGTGCATTTAACCCCGAAAGATCAGCCGGAAGGTCTGTCTCTAGGGACGTTAGAAAAAATTACCGCAGCAGCCTTTAATCAGCGGCGGAAAATGTTGCGCCAAAGCCTGAAAAACATCGAGCATATGATGGAAGCCCTGGAATTGGCGGGCATTGACGCAACCCGTCGTCCTGAAACCGTTTCGGTTGCGGAATTTATTGCCATTGGACGACATTGGGAAAAACTGTCGGCGTAA